Sequence from the Paenibacillus riograndensis SBR5 genome:
TGTTTGTTTACGGTTTATCCAGAGGAGTCCGCCATGGCTGGATTAGGGAGGACATGAAGTCCAAAGCGGTAAAGGCGGTGAGCAGGGGCTGGGAAGCCCTGACGAAATATGGCATTGACCGGTTCGGGAATGTACACGGGGTATGCCGGGGTTCCGGGTATTCCTTCACACCTGAATATTATAAGGTTGAGCTGAACGCGTTGACGAATGATACCCATGGTATTGGGATTGTGCTGCTGGCGGGCATCGAAACAGGAAAATTGTTGAAGTGGCTGAAGCAAAAGAATTAATTAAGGTAATGCTTCTCCTCCATCTGATTGCCCATTTATAGTTCAACTCTCACAAAGCTGAGATTTCGCGGTAGCCTGACCGTAACTCTGACTTGGAAATTGAATTATGAAACGCTGTACAGGAGTCCTGGCTCCGTCTCAGCCGCTCCGATACGAGCGGCATCGAGAATTTGGGCGGCTGGCTGAAGACCGTCGTCTCGCGGGTATGCCTTGACATGCTGCGCTCGCGCAAATCAAGGCGCGAGGAGCCTTTCACACCGCATGTGTCCGAGCTGGTCTCAAGCGGCGGGGACGTCAGCGACCCCGAGTGTGAGGCGCTGCTGGCCGACTCCGTCGGCCTCGCCATGCTCGTCGTGCTCGGCAGCTTGAATCCGGCCGAACAGATCGCATTCGTTCTGCATGACGTTTTCGCGCTGCCTTTTGAGGAAATCGCCCCGATCGTGGGGCGTTCCAAGGAAGCAGCCAGGCAGTTGGCCCGCCGCGCCCGCCGCCGGGTACATGGCTTTGACACGGCCCGGCACGCCGATCTGGCGCGGCAGCGGGAGCTGGTCGACGCCTTCCTTGCGGCGACGCGCGCAGGCAACTTCGACGCGCTGCTCAAGGTGCTCGACCCGGATGTCGTGCTCCGGGACGACCGGAGAGCCGCAAGCGGCGCAGCACAAGAGATACACGGCGTACAGGCCGTTTCCGGGCAAGTGGTCGCCGGCGGTGCCCGGGCT
This genomic interval carries:
- a CDS encoding sigma factor-like helix-turn-helix DNA-binding protein; this encodes MGGWLKTVVSRVCLDMLRSRKSRREEPFTPHVSELVSSGGDVSDPECEALLADSVGLAMLVVLGSLNPAEQIAFVLHDVFALPFEEIAPIVGRSKEAARQLARRARRRVHGFDTARHADLARQRELVDAFLAATRAGNFDALLKVLDPDVVLRDDRRAASGAAQEIHGVQAVSGQVVAGGARAARPILIDGDVGIVVAPRGELQFVIKVAITDGKIAGFHIISDKERIREMDLAALSAGD